From the Accumulibacter sp. genome, one window contains:
- a CDS encoding OmpA family protein: protein MKSKTIITLLASIGLFAAAGAVQAQTAGDRVYVIDQRGEVVLSGTGLCWRTGFWTPAAAAKDPAGCKCDKDLLPKEVCEPPAPRAGAAAPTAKPTGDKITVAADALFDFDKAVLRPEGKKKLDEVAAKAKEIKLEVILAVGHTDRFGSLAHNMKLSERRAAAVKTYLVSKGVDANRIYTEGKGPKNPVTKPDQCPGKKATKQVIECLQPDRRVDIELIGTK from the coding sequence TTGAAATCGAAAACCATCATTACCCTGCTGGCCTCAATCGGCCTCTTCGCGGCGGCTGGCGCTGTGCAGGCGCAAACCGCCGGTGATCGCGTTTACGTGATCGATCAACGCGGTGAAGTCGTTCTCAGCGGTACCGGCCTGTGCTGGCGTACGGGCTTCTGGACGCCGGCCGCTGCGGCCAAGGACCCCGCCGGTTGCAAGTGCGACAAGGACCTGCTGCCGAAGGAAGTCTGCGAGCCGCCGGCACCGAGGGCTGGCGCCGCCGCGCCGACGGCGAAGCCGACGGGTGACAAGATCACGGTTGCCGCCGACGCGCTGTTCGACTTCGACAAGGCGGTGCTGCGTCCGGAAGGCAAGAAGAAGCTCGACGAAGTGGCTGCCAAGGCGAAGGAGATCAAGCTGGAAGTGATCTTGGCCGTCGGTCACACTGACCGTTTCGGTTCGCTGGCGCACAACATGAAGCTCTCCGAGCGTCGCGCCGCTGCCGTCAAGACCTACCTGGTGAGCAAGGGCGTCGACGCCAACCGCATCTACACCGAAGGCAAGGGTCCGAAGAATCCGGTCACCAAGCCTGATCAGTGCCCGGGCAAGAAGGCGACCAAGCAGGTCATCGAGTGCCTGCAGCCTGACCGTCGTGTCGACATCGAACTCATCGGCACCAAGTAA
- a CDS encoding SIR2 family NAD-dependent protein deacylase → MQAASLDSLASMVQAARRVVVFSGAGLSADSGIPTFRDGATGLWNNVDPDEVASIQGFLRNPRRVWSWLLELKALVDDRRPNPGHRAIARLEELCAASRFTVITQNIDGYHALAGNQDVLEVHGTIHRVRCHRHCGYASTWDQAASEPFACPDCGAPVRPDLVMFGEMLDEEVFAAAQACSLSADVFFCVGTSFTVQPAAHLPVWAKYSGATVIEVNPHPTSLSEAADYSIRSGASQFFSALCDRLAPD, encoded by the coding sequence ATGCAAGCAGCCAGTCTCGATTCGCTCGCTTCGATGGTCCAGGCGGCGCGCCGGGTGGTCGTCTTTTCGGGTGCGGGACTGTCCGCCGACAGCGGCATCCCGACCTTCCGTGACGGTGCCACCGGCCTGTGGAACAACGTCGACCCGGACGAGGTGGCCAGCATCCAGGGTTTCCTGCGCAATCCCCGGCGCGTCTGGAGCTGGCTGCTGGAACTCAAGGCGCTGGTCGATGACCGACGTCCGAACCCGGGGCACCGGGCGATCGCCCGCCTGGAAGAACTCTGCGCGGCGAGCCGGTTCACCGTCATCACACAGAACATCGACGGCTATCACGCGCTCGCCGGCAACCAGGACGTGCTCGAGGTTCACGGCACCATCCACCGCGTCCGCTGCCACCGGCATTGCGGCTATGCCAGCACTTGGGACCAGGCCGCCAGCGAGCCGTTTGCGTGCCCCGACTGCGGCGCTCCGGTACGGCCCGATCTGGTGATGTTCGGCGAAATGCTCGACGAGGAAGTCTTTGCCGCAGCCCAGGCGTGCAGCCTCAGTGCCGACGTCTTCTTCTGCGTCGGCACCTCGTTCACCGTCCAGCCAGCCGCCCACCTGCCGGTCTGGGCCAAGTACTCCGGCGCGACGGTGATCGAGGTCAACCCGCACCCGACGTCGCTCAGCGAAGCGGCCGACTACTCGATCCGCAGTGGTGCCTCGCAGTTCTTCTCGGCGCTCTGCGATCGACTCGCCCCCGACTGA
- a CDS encoding TRZ/ATZ family hydrolase yields MTTSLPLVDLVIEARWVVPVEPAGAVLDQHAVVVDGGRIVAIVPRAEVDARYRARKRKCLPQHVLLPGLVNLHTHAAMSLLRGLADDLPLMRWLQDHVWPAEARHVSAQFVHDGTRLACAEMLRGGITCFNDMYFFPAAAAEAALASGIRAAIGLITVDFPSNYAADADDYLAKGLAVRDRLLGQPLLSFCLAPHAPYTVADRSFAQVLTLAEQIEVPLHLHLHETQQEIEDSLQRFAVRPIERLRRLGLLGPTLIAVHAVHLEAQEIELLAAHGCSVAHCPSSNLKLASGIAPIARLAARGVNLGLGTDGAASNNRLDLFQEMRLAALLAKERDGRADAVAAHQVLRMATLGGACALGLDGEIGSIVVGKSADLCAVSFDDVALAPCYDPVSHLTYAVGREHVSDVWVAGRVRVENGRLSEGDESGLIGMALLWQNKIRP; encoded by the coding sequence ATGACGACGAGTCTGCCGCTGGTCGATCTGGTGATCGAGGCGCGCTGGGTCGTGCCCGTCGAGCCGGCCGGGGCCGTTCTCGACCAGCACGCCGTCGTCGTCGACGGCGGGCGCATCGTCGCCATCGTGCCACGCGCCGAAGTCGACGCTCGTTACCGGGCGCGCAAACGCAAGTGCCTGCCGCAGCACGTGTTGCTGCCCGGGCTGGTCAACCTGCACACACACGCCGCGATGAGCCTGCTGCGCGGTCTCGCGGACGACCTGCCGCTGATGCGGTGGCTGCAGGACCATGTCTGGCCGGCCGAGGCGCGGCACGTCTCGGCGCAGTTCGTCCACGATGGCACCCGACTGGCGTGTGCCGAGATGCTGCGCGGTGGCATCACCTGTTTCAACGACATGTACTTCTTTCCCGCGGCGGCGGCGGAGGCTGCCCTGGCGTCGGGAATCCGCGCTGCGATCGGCCTGATCACCGTCGACTTTCCGAGCAACTACGCGGCCGATGCGGATGACTATCTGGCGAAAGGACTGGCGGTGCGCGACCGTCTTCTCGGACAGCCGCTGCTGTCGTTCTGCCTCGCTCCGCACGCTCCCTATACCGTCGCCGATCGCAGCTTCGCGCAGGTGCTGACGCTCGCCGAACAGATCGAAGTGCCGCTGCACCTGCACCTGCACGAGACGCAGCAGGAGATCGAGGACAGTCTGCAGCGCTTCGCCGTGCGACCGATCGAGCGCCTGCGCCGCCTCGGGTTGCTTGGCCCGACGCTGATCGCCGTACACGCCGTGCACCTCGAGGCGCAGGAGATCGAGTTGCTGGCAGCGCATGGCTGTTCGGTGGCACACTGCCCGAGTTCCAACCTCAAGCTGGCCAGCGGCATCGCACCGATCGCGCGGCTTGCCGCGCGCGGAGTCAACCTCGGGCTCGGCACCGACGGCGCGGCGAGCAACAATCGCCTCGACCTGTTTCAGGAAATGCGTCTGGCGGCGTTGCTGGCCAAGGAACGTGATGGCCGTGCCGATGCCGTCGCGGCCCACCAGGTGCTGCGCATGGCGACCCTCGGCGGCGCCTGTGCACTCGGTCTCGACGGCGAGATCGGCTCGATCGTCGTCGGCAAGTCGGCCGATCTCTGCGCCGTCAGTTTCGACGACGTCGCGCTCGCTCCCTGCTACGACCCGGTTTCGCATCTCACCTACGCGGTCGGACGCGAGCATGTCAGCGACGTCTGGGTCGCCGGACGGGTGAGGGTCGAGAACGGGCGGCTGAGCGAAGGCGACGAAAGCGGATTGATCGGAATGGCCCTGTTGTGGCAGAATAAAATCCGTCCGTGA
- a CDS encoding AAA family ATPase: MSKQASSTRSQGIPRIESLRVENYRALRQVELDNLTKMTVLLGPNGSGKSTLFDVFNFLSECFQFGLRHAWDRRGRGRELKTRSASGPIVFDLKYRESRGTPVISYHLAIDEGSRGPEVIEEWLQWRRGTSGKPFRFLEFRRGVGRAVSGELPDAEDQRKDTTLRSPDLIAVNTLGQLAEHPRVAALREFITDWYVSYLSIDQTRNQPEAGPQERLTKGGDNLANVIQHLKEQYPERLEHIFAVLRQRIPRLERVEAEPMPDGRLLLQIKDAPFELPVLSKFASDGTMKMLAYLTVLYNPEPPRFIGIEEPENFLHPRLLPELAEECRAASEHSQLLITSHSPFLLDAIRADEVRVLYRNEQGFTQAVRACDIQGIPELVRAGASLGYLWMEGHFGLGDPLVNQGGPRAARKGRG, encoded by the coding sequence ATGAGCAAACAAGCGAGTTCAACCAGAAGTCAGGGCATCCCGCGCATTGAGTCCTTGCGGGTAGAAAACTACCGTGCGCTGCGTCAGGTCGAGCTGGACAACCTGACGAAGATGACCGTATTGCTGGGACCGAACGGGAGCGGCAAGTCCACTCTCTTCGATGTCTTCAATTTCCTCTCCGAGTGTTTCCAGTTTGGTTTGCGGCATGCCTGGGACCGGCGCGGTCGTGGCAGGGAACTCAAGACGCGTAGCGCATCTGGTCCCATCGTGTTTGATCTCAAGTACCGCGAGAGCCGCGGGACCCCCGTGATCAGCTACCACTTGGCGATTGATGAGGGCAGCAGGGGTCCAGAGGTGATTGAAGAGTGGCTGCAATGGCGGCGCGGCACGAGCGGGAAGCCTTTCCGTTTCCTGGAGTTTCGTCGTGGTGTGGGGCGTGCCGTCAGTGGCGAGTTGCCTGACGCTGAGGATCAACGGAAAGACACGACGCTCCGCTCACCCGACCTGATTGCGGTGAATACCTTGGGGCAGTTGGCCGAGCACCCGCGGGTGGCAGCACTGCGCGAATTCATTACGGACTGGTATGTGTCGTACCTCTCGATCGACCAGACACGAAATCAGCCGGAGGCCGGGCCGCAGGAGCGATTGACCAAGGGAGGCGACAACCTGGCCAACGTCATCCAGCACTTGAAAGAACAGTACCCGGAACGTTTGGAACACATTTTCGCGGTGTTGCGTCAGCGCATTCCCCGCCTCGAACGAGTCGAGGCCGAGCCCATGCCAGACGGTCGATTGCTTCTCCAGATCAAGGATGCGCCGTTCGAGCTGCCGGTACTGTCAAAGTTTGCGTCGGACGGAACGATGAAGATGCTGGCTTATCTGACGGTGCTCTACAACCCCGAACCGCCCCGCTTCATCGGCATCGAGGAGCCAGAGAATTTCCTGCACCCGCGCTTGTTGCCGGAGCTGGCCGAAGAGTGCCGTGCTGCCTCCGAGCACTCGCAATTGCTCATCACCAGTCATTCCCCGTTCCTGCTCGATGCCATCCGCGCCGACGAGGTGCGGGTGCTCTACCGGAATGAGCAGGGCTTTACCCAAGCTGTCAGAGCCTGTGATATCCAGGGCATTCCCGAACTGGTGCGGGCTGGAGCCTCCCTGGGGTATCTGTGGATGGAGGGGCATTTCGGCTTGGGCGATCCGCTCGTGAATCAGGGCGGGCCGCGAGCCGCAAGGAAGGGGCGTGGCTGA
- the ubiG gene encoding bifunctional 2-polyprenyl-6-hydroxyphenol methylase/3-demethylubiquinol 3-O-methyltransferase UbiG: MTINADPGELEKFSQLAHRWWDPGSDFKPLHEINPLRLDWIDSRCALAGRKVVDVGCGGGLLSEGMCERGAVVTGIDLSRKALAVARLHLLESGRSVDYREVAAEELAASEAGCYDIVTCMEMLEHVPDPASTVAACAALARPGGSVFFSTINRNLKAYLLAVIGAEYLLRLLPRGTHDYARFIRPSELLRWGRQVGLESRELRGMSYNPLSGRYTLGSDSDVNYLVHLVKDV; the protein is encoded by the coding sequence ATGACGATCAACGCGGACCCGGGGGAACTCGAGAAATTCAGCCAGCTGGCGCACCGCTGGTGGGATCCGGGGAGCGATTTCAAGCCCTTGCACGAGATCAATCCCCTGCGCCTCGACTGGATCGACAGTCGCTGCGCGTTGGCGGGCAGGAAGGTGGTGGATGTCGGCTGCGGTGGCGGCCTGTTGTCCGAGGGCATGTGCGAACGCGGCGCGGTGGTGACCGGAATCGACCTTTCTCGCAAGGCACTCGCCGTTGCCCGTCTGCATTTGCTGGAGAGCGGCCGCAGCGTGGATTATCGCGAGGTGGCGGCGGAAGAACTGGCGGCCAGTGAAGCCGGGTGTTACGACATCGTCACCTGCATGGAGATGCTCGAGCACGTTCCCGATCCGGCGAGCACCGTCGCTGCCTGTGCCGCGCTGGCCAGACCGGGTGGCAGCGTCTTCTTCTCGACCATCAACCGCAACCTGAAGGCCTACCTGCTGGCGGTGATCGGCGCCGAGTACCTGTTGCGGTTGCTGCCGCGTGGCACGCACGACTATGCCCGCTTCATCCGGCCGTCCGAACTCCTGCGCTGGGGGCGGCAGGTTGGGCTCGAGTCGCGCGAGTTGCGCGGCATGAGCTACAACCCCTTGAGCGGACGCTACACGCTGGGCAGCGACTCCGACGTCAACTATCTGGTGCATCTGGTGAAGGATGTTTGA
- a CDS encoding DUF4276 family protein produces MLEKLIVFVEEYSMEAALQQLLPKLLGDIEFQIIRFQCKDALLKCAPDRLQGYAAWLPESWRILVLVDRDDDDCVVLKSELEGMAAAAGLQTKSVVSQGEGFQVANRVAIEELEAWFFGDWEAVRAAYPRVPATVPEKAGFRDPDAIAGGTWEAMERVLKKAGYFGTGLRKLELARSVAAHMVIQRNRSRSFQAFARAVGAALA; encoded by the coding sequence ATGCTCGAGAAGCTGATCGTTTTTGTCGAGGAATACTCGATGGAAGCCGCCTTGCAACAACTCTTGCCGAAACTGCTCGGCGACATCGAGTTTCAGATCATCCGCTTTCAATGCAAGGATGCACTGCTCAAGTGCGCACCGGATCGCCTGCAGGGCTATGCGGCCTGGCTGCCCGAGAGTTGGCGGATTCTTGTCCTGGTCGATCGAGATGACGATGACTGTGTGGTGCTGAAATCGGAACTGGAGGGCATGGCTGCCGCGGCAGGTCTGCAGACGAAATCGGTCGTCAGCCAGGGGGAGGGATTCCAGGTGGCAAACCGCGTGGCCATTGAGGAGCTGGAAGCGTGGTTCTTCGGCGACTGGGAAGCCGTGCGGGCGGCTTATCCACGTGTTCCGGCCACTGTGCCAGAGAAGGCAGGTTTTCGTGACCCAGACGCGATCGCTGGCGGAACCTGGGAAGCCATGGAGCGCGTGCTCAAGAAAGCGGGCTACTTCGGCACCGGTCTGCGCAAGTTGGAACTGGCTCGATCGGTTGCGGCGCACATGGTCATCCAGCGAAACCGGTCGCGCAGTTTCCAGGCATTTGCCCGTGCCGTTGGCGCGGCCCTGGCGTGA
- the tsaA gene encoding tRNA (N6-threonylcarbamoyladenosine(37)-N6)-methyltransferase TrmO — translation MSEFVVSPIGYLETPFRDRFGIPRQPRLAPHAIGRLRLLRPYDRAEAVRGLEGFSHLWLSFIFHRGAGEWRPTVRPPRLGGNQRVGVFASRSPFRPNPIGLSVVELTAVDTRAGVVLELAGVDLLDGTPIIDIKPYLPFVDSVPQARSGFVPGPPPRLAVEFRLSALAQLRQQSSRWPHLPELLSEVLAQDPRPAYADDAERIYGFRLGDLEIRWRCTGAQAIVEEIVPLTAAGGGDVGLCRSEDA, via the coding sequence GTGTCCGAGTTCGTCGTCTCACCAATCGGTTATCTGGAGACCCCGTTTCGGGACCGCTTCGGCATTCCGCGCCAGCCGCGACTGGCACCGCACGCCATCGGACGGCTGCGGTTGCTGCGACCGTATGACCGTGCCGAAGCGGTGCGCGGCCTGGAAGGCTTCTCGCACCTCTGGTTGAGCTTCATCTTCCACCGGGGTGCCGGCGAATGGCGCCCGACGGTCCGCCCGCCGCGTCTCGGCGGCAACCAGCGGGTGGGCGTCTTTGCCAGTCGCAGCCCCTTTCGCCCCAACCCGATCGGCTTGTCGGTCGTCGAACTGACCGCTGTCGACACGCGCGCCGGCGTGGTCCTCGAGCTGGCCGGGGTCGATCTGCTCGACGGCACGCCGATCATCGACATCAAGCCCTACCTGCCTTTCGTCGACAGCGTGCCGCAGGCGCGCTCCGGCTTCGTTCCCGGGCCACCGCCACGACTGGCCGTCGAATTCCGCTTGTCGGCTCTGGCGCAGTTGCGGCAGCAGTCGTCGCGCTGGCCGCATCTGCCGGAGCTGCTGAGCGAGGTGCTGGCACAGGACCCACGGCCGGCGTATGCTGATGACGCAGAACGGATCTATGGTTTTCGCCTCGGCGACCTCGAGATCAGGTGGCGTTGCACCGGCGCGCAGGCGATCGTCGAGGAGATCGTTCCACTGACTGCGGCCGGCGGCGGCGATGTCGGACTCTGCCGGTCCGAAGATGCTTGA
- the pdxH gene encoding pyridoxamine 5'-phosphate oxidase: MTNLAALRKSYEKAELSEEASHADPLAQFAQWLGEAISAQLPEPNAMTLATVDQSQRPSTRVVLIKGYGAEGITWYTNYDSRKGRELATNPCAALQFHWVELERVVRIEGRVGKVSAEESDAYFASRPLDSRIGAWASPQSEVITSRAVLVANAAHYGARFLLQPPRPPHWGGYRLQPDRWEFWQGRKSRLHDRLRYRLDEQGTWLRERLAP, translated from the coding sequence ATGACCAACCTGGCTGCACTGCGCAAGAGTTACGAAAAGGCCGAACTGAGCGAGGAGGCTTCGCACGCCGACCCGCTGGCACAGTTCGCGCAGTGGCTCGGAGAGGCGATCAGCGCGCAACTGCCTGAACCGAACGCGATGACGCTGGCCACCGTCGACCAGTCGCAGCGCCCGTCGACGCGGGTCGTGCTGATCAAGGGCTACGGTGCGGAAGGCATCACCTGGTACACCAACTACGACAGCCGCAAGGGCCGCGAACTCGCCACCAACCCCTGCGCCGCTCTGCAGTTCCACTGGGTCGAACTCGAGCGCGTCGTGCGCATCGAGGGGCGGGTCGGCAAGGTCAGCGCCGAAGAGAGCGACGCCTACTTCGCCAGCCGCCCGCTCGATTCCCGCATCGGCGCCTGGGCCAGTCCGCAGAGCGAGGTGATCACCAGCCGCGCGGTCCTCGTCGCCAACGCCGCGCACTACGGCGCCCGCTTCCTGCTGCAACCGCCGCGCCCACCGCACTGGGGCGGCTACCGCCTGCAACCCGATCGTTGGGAGTTCTGGCAGGGACGGAAGAGCCGGCTACATGATCGCCTGCGCTACCGGCTCGACGAGCAGGGAACCTGGCTGCGCGAGCGGCTGGCGCCGTGA
- a CDS encoding OmpA family protein, whose translation MNRTARNSMLAALLAATFGFGASSAQAQTSIPLNRVYVIDQRGEVVMSGTGLCWRTGFWTPAAAANDPAGCKCDKDLLPKEVCEPPAPRAGAAAPTAKPTGDKITVAADALFDFDKAVLRPEGKKKLDEVAAKAKQIKLEVILAVGHTDRFGSLAHNMKLSERRAAAVKTYLVSKGVDANRIYTEGKGPKNPVTKPDQCPGKKATKQVIECLQPDRRVDIELIGTK comes from the coding sequence ATGAACAGAACCGCAAGAAACTCCATGCTGGCCGCGCTCCTTGCCGCGACTTTCGGCTTTGGCGCGTCGTCCGCGCAGGCACAGACCTCGATTCCGCTGAATCGGGTATACGTCATCGATCAGCGCGGTGAAGTCGTGATGAGCGGCACCGGCCTCTGCTGGCGTACCGGTTTCTGGACGCCGGCTGCTGCGGCCAACGACCCAGCCGGTTGCAAGTGCGACAAGGACCTGCTGCCGAAGGAAGTCTGCGAGCCGCCGGCACCGAGGGCTGGCGCCGCCGCGCCGACGGCGAAGCCGACGGGTGACAAGATCACGGTTGCCGCCGACGCGCTGTTCGACTTCGACAAGGCGGTGCTGCGTCCGGAAGGCAAGAAAAAACTCGACGAAGTGGCTGCCAAGGCGAAGCAGATCAAGCTGGAAGTGATCCTGGCCGTCGGTCACACCGACCGTTTCGGTTCGCTGGCGCACAACATGAAGCTCTCCGAGCGTCGCGCCGCTGCCGTCAAGACCTACCTGGTGAGCAAGGGCGTCGACGCCAACCGCATCTACACCGAAGGCAAGGGTCCGAAGAATCCGGTCACCAAGCCTGATCAGTGCCCGGGCAAGAAGGCGACCAAGCAGGTCATCGAGTGCCTGCAGCCCGACCGTCGTGTCGACATCGAGCTCATCGGCACCAAGTGA
- a CDS encoding HAD-IA family hydrolase has product MFDAVLFDLDGTFADTAPDLAAALNRLRADLDLAPVPTARLRPHTSHGVRGMLAAGLDMRPTDPLYDEFRERFLRYYSADICVHTTIFAGIDEVLDACEGRGAAWGIVTNKAQRFTLPLLHQLGYARRAACVVSGDSARRAKPAPQPMQLACRLLAADAARCLYVGDDVRDIQAGRAAGMATVAVRYGYLGDDEPIEAWGADHLVARAEDIAVVAGFG; this is encoded by the coding sequence ATGTTTGACGCCGTCCTCTTCGACCTCGACGGGACCTTCGCCGATACCGCCCCCGATCTGGCGGCGGCGCTCAACCGGCTGCGTGCCGATCTCGATCTGGCGCCGGTGCCGACTGCCCGCCTGCGCCCGCACACCTCGCACGGCGTGCGCGGCATGCTCGCCGCCGGACTCGACATGCGGCCGACCGATCCGCTCTACGACGAGTTCCGTGAGCGCTTCCTGCGTTACTACAGCGCCGACATCTGTGTGCACACCACCATCTTCGCCGGCATCGACGAAGTCCTCGACGCTTGCGAGGGGCGGGGTGCGGCGTGGGGCATCGTTACCAACAAGGCGCAGCGTTTCACGTTGCCGTTGCTGCACCAGCTCGGTTATGCCCGGCGCGCCGCCTGCGTCGTCAGCGGCGACTCTGCGCGCCGCGCCAAGCCGGCGCCACAGCCCATGCAGCTCGCTTGCCGCCTGCTCGCCGCCGATGCGGCGCGCTGCCTCTACGTCGGTGACGACGTGCGCGACATTCAGGCCGGCCGGGCGGCCGGCATGGCGACGGTGGCCGTGCGTTACGGTTACCTCGGCGATGACGAGCCGATCGAGGCCTGGGGCGCCGACCATCTGGTGGCGCGGGCCGAGGACATCGCCGTCGTCGCCGGCTTCGGCTGA
- a CDS encoding sirohydrochlorin chelatase: protein MPGTALILFAHGARDPEWARPMQRVCALLRQQAPGLRVELAFLEFMLPNLRDCAERLVADGVARVLVLPMFIARGGHLKRDVPLLLAELRRQHPGTTFELADAVGEAETVARAMASHALSLLDA from the coding sequence ATGCCGGGAACCGCCCTCATCCTCTTTGCGCATGGTGCTCGCGACCCCGAGTGGGCGCGGCCGATGCAGCGCGTGTGTGCGCTGCTGCGCCAGCAGGCCCCCGGCCTGCGTGTCGAATTGGCCTTCCTCGAGTTCATGCTGCCGAACCTGCGCGACTGCGCCGAGCGCCTGGTTGCCGATGGCGTCGCGCGAGTCCTCGTCCTGCCGATGTTCATCGCCCGCGGTGGACACCTGAAGCGTGATGTGCCGCTGCTGCTCGCCGAGTTGCGACGGCAGCACCCGGGAACCACCTTCGAGCTGGCCGATGCAGTCGGCGAGGCGGAGACGGTGGCGCGGGCGATGGCCAGTCATGCCCTGTCGCTGCTCGACGCCTGA
- a CDS encoding transposase — MGEEHFEQRAVVVAVQNALSAPGAVVAETLRVTTPGGRFQVRWDEGGSATALGQLAFFAEFLEFSGLFERWLEGCPMAYTSPNAPSVRNVLGTWLLSILDGQRRYAHVTGLRSDGVAPEILGMSAIISDESLRRALAHLAPAPKRCSEAERLEREARLARTGAWMETALSESILKALWTQWILDIDTTVKVLYGHQAGAEIGYNPVKPGRPSHVVHTYWISGMRLVLDAEVQSGKAIAGCHGLPRLLEILGRLPPEARPRLVRGDIGFGVERIMKELEAIDQPYLFKLRQSAGVVRLIERLWKNGDWQDVGAGEQAVEAKLQLMGWTCARRVVVVRRARQKPETTVKARARKAGKGQDRLPFGNSEELAKNWEYAVLVTHSDYDLAALGQLYRDRADCENGFDELTNQWGWGGYTTQDLERCNLSARAVALIYNWWSWYVRLAHPKTRREAITSRPLLLSGVARLTQHAGQSRLLITLTHAAGDQIKAMIACGRKAFETIRANAPQLTKPERWAALVRYIIERILAAKPRKEVLPALPTLLLPLPDSG; from the coding sequence ATGGGTGAAGAGCATTTCGAGCAAAGAGCGGTGGTGGTGGCGGTTCAGAACGCGCTGAGCGCGCCGGGTGCCGTCGTAGCAGAGACCTTGCGGGTGACGACACCGGGGGGCCGCTTTCAGGTTCGCTGGGACGAGGGTGGCAGCGCCACGGCGCTGGGGCAGCTCGCGTTCTTCGCGGAGTTCCTGGAGTTCTCGGGGTTGTTCGAGCGTTGGCTGGAAGGCTGCCCGATGGCGTACACGAGCCCGAATGCGCCGTCTGTGCGCAATGTCCTGGGCACTTGGCTGCTGTCGATTCTGGATGGACAACGCCGTTATGCCCATGTGACGGGACTGCGCAGCGATGGGGTGGCGCCGGAGATCCTCGGCATGAGCGCGATCATCAGCGACGAGAGTCTGCGGCGTGCGCTCGCGCACTTGGCGCCCGCACCGAAGCGCTGTTCCGAAGCGGAGCGTCTGGAGCGAGAAGCTCGTTTGGCGCGGACCGGCGCCTGGATGGAAACGGCGTTGAGCGAGAGCATTCTAAAAGCCTTGTGGACGCAGTGGATTCTCGACATCGACACGACGGTCAAGGTGCTCTATGGTCATCAGGCCGGGGCGGAGATCGGTTACAACCCCGTGAAGCCCGGTCGGCCAAGCCATGTCGTTCACACGTACTGGATCTCCGGGATGCGTCTGGTACTCGATGCCGAAGTCCAGAGTGGCAAGGCCATCGCAGGGTGCCACGGCTTGCCGCGACTGCTCGAAATTCTCGGCCGCCTACCGCCCGAGGCGCGTCCGCGTCTGGTACGCGGCGACATCGGCTTCGGGGTCGAGCGGATCATGAAGGAACTGGAAGCGATCGATCAACCCTACCTCTTCAAGCTACGGCAAAGCGCGGGAGTGGTTCGCTTGATCGAGCGTCTTTGGAAGAACGGTGACTGGCAGGATGTCGGAGCTGGCGAGCAAGCCGTGGAGGCCAAGCTCCAGCTGATGGGTTGGACCTGCGCCCGACGGGTGGTGGTGGTCCGGCGCGCCCGCCAGAAGCCGGAGACGACCGTCAAAGCGCGCGCGCGAAAGGCCGGCAAGGGCCAGGACAGACTCCCGTTCGGCAACAGCGAGGAACTCGCGAAGAACTGGGAGTACGCCGTTCTGGTGACCCACAGCGATTACGATCTCGCGGCCCTCGGACAGTTGTATCGTGATCGGGCCGACTGCGAGAACGGCTTTGACGAGCTGACCAACCAGTGGGGGTGGGGTGGCTATACGACGCAGGATCTCGAGCGCTGCAACCTGTCGGCCCGAGCCGTCGCTCTGATCTACAACTGGTGGAGCTGGTACGTTCGCCTCGCCCATCCGAAGACTCGCCGGGAAGCCATCACCTCCCGCCCCTTGCTCCTCTCTGGCGTCGCGCGCCTCACTCAGCATGCCGGGCAATCCCGCCTCCTGATCACGCTGACCCATGCCGCCGGCGATCAGATCAAAGCGATGATCGCCTGTGGCCGCAAGGCTTTCGAGACGATCAGGGCAAATGCGCCACAGTTGACCAAACCGGAACGCTGGGCCGCTTTGGTACGCTACATCATCGAGAGAATCCTGGCCGCCAAGCCGCGCAAAGAGGTGCTCCCTGCGTTGCCAACCCTGCTCTTGCCGCTTCCCGACAGCGGCTAA